One part of the Acidobacteriota bacterium genome encodes these proteins:
- the nuoK gene encoding NADH-quinone oxidoreductase subunit NuoK, with protein MTPADVVPIPYTWVLALSAVLFAIGAVGVLLRRNGIAIFLSLEIMLNSANLAFGAFAYRFATAHTTAAAAVDGQVFVFFVIAVAAAEAAVGLALFIALNRLKGTIDVDRANILRW; from the coding sequence TTGACACCGGCCGATGTCGTCCCCATCCCTTACACCTGGGTGCTGGCCCTGTCGGCAGTTCTCTTCGCCATCGGCGCCGTCGGCGTCCTGCTTCGCCGAAACGGCATCGCGATTTTCCTGTCACTGGAAATCATGCTCAACTCCGCGAACCTCGCCTTCGGCGCGTTCGCCTATCGCTTTGCCACAGCGCACACCACCGCCGCAGCCGCGGTGGACGGCCAGGTGTTCGTGTTTTTCGTGATCGCCGTCGCAGCCGCGGAGGCCGCCGTCGGACTCGCTCTGTTCATCGCGCTCAATCGCCTCAAGGGAACCATCGATGTCGATCGGGCAAACATTCTGCGCTGGTAG
- a CDS encoding NADH-quinone oxidoreductase subunit J has translation MVTYAFLVAAAIAVVFAILAVVPRNPITNVLSLVVLFFAMAGIFAMLGMDFLAAIQVIVYSGAILVLFLFVIMLLNIRRVEAFGSGRPWQALIGTLVAAGIGATLLVIAGLLVPEHGSPLPGAVESGTAFPIGRALLSTHLFVFEFITLLLVAAIIGAVYLGRRDEG, from the coding sequence ATGGTGACCTATGCTTTCCTCGTTGCAGCAGCCATCGCGGTGGTCTTCGCGATCCTTGCAGTGGTGCCTCGAAACCCAATCACCAACGTCCTTTCCCTGGTGGTGCTGTTCTTTGCCATGGCTGGAATATTCGCCATGCTCGGAATGGATTTCCTGGCTGCGATCCAGGTGATCGTTTACTCCGGCGCGATCCTAGTTCTCTTTCTGTTCGTCATCATGCTCCTCAACATCCGCCGGGTTGAAGCCTTCGGCAGTGGCCGGCCATGGCAGGCCCTGATCGGCACCCTGGTAGCCGCAGGGATCGGGGCGACTCTCCTGGTGATCGCCGGTCTCCTCGTTCCGGAGCACGGGTCACCGCTGCCCGGAGCTGTCGAGAGTGGGACCGCCTTCCCGATCGGCCGGGCTCTTTTGAGCACGCACCTCTTCGTGTTCGAGTTCATCACTCTGCTTTTGGTGGCGGCGATCATTGGTGCGGTGTATCTCGGAAGGAGAGATGAAGGTTGA
- the nuoH gene encoding NADH-quinone oxidoreductase subunit NuoH, which produces MWTEVVLVGVKLAFVLAVMLTTVPIMVWVERRGSALIQDRLGPNRVGPFGLLQPVIDVVKLLTKENLRPEGVNTFLFLLAPAIAIAISLSTFIAIPFAQDADLEVFGTPVDGFIVAPDLNIGLLYIFAIASLGVYPVILAGWASNSKYSLYGGIRASAQAISYELAMTIAVVGVLMSAGSLHLQQVVDAQAGSWFGVVPRWNVFPQLIGAVTFMVAVFAETNRLPFDLPEAEAELVAGYHTEYSSMGFAAFYMSEYLHMIVASSLLTVLFFGGWHLPWVDVPFHGWAGAIASMAVFAFKVAFFMWFFVWIRWTLPRFRYDQLMSLGWKVMVPLATLNFLWVAVGLAVGFF; this is translated from the coding sequence GTGTGGACTGAGGTCGTGTTGGTCGGCGTGAAGCTCGCCTTTGTTCTTGCCGTGATGCTGACCACGGTTCCGATCATGGTGTGGGTCGAGCGGCGAGGATCGGCCCTGATTCAGGATCGTCTCGGACCGAACCGGGTCGGTCCTTTCGGTCTCCTACAACCGGTGATCGATGTCGTCAAGCTGTTGACCAAGGAGAATCTCAGGCCCGAAGGAGTCAACACCTTCCTCTTCCTGCTGGCACCGGCGATCGCCATCGCCATCTCGCTCAGCACCTTCATCGCCATCCCCTTTGCTCAGGACGCTGACCTCGAAGTTTTCGGCACGCCGGTGGACGGTTTCATCGTCGCTCCCGACCTCAACATCGGCCTGCTTTACATCTTCGCCATCGCCTCGCTTGGCGTGTATCCGGTGATCCTCGCCGGTTGGGCCTCGAACAGCAAGTATTCGCTCTATGGCGGAATCCGCGCCTCGGCGCAGGCCATTTCCTACGAGCTCGCGATGACGATCGCGGTGGTCGGCGTGCTCATGAGCGCCGGATCGCTCCATCTGCAACAGGTTGTTGACGCCCAGGCAGGGAGTTGGTTCGGAGTGGTACCGCGGTGGAATGTCTTTCCGCAATTGATCGGCGCAGTGACATTCATGGTCGCGGTCTTCGCCGAAACGAACCGCCTGCCCTTCGACCTCCCCGAAGCGGAGGCAGAGCTGGTCGCCGGCTATCACACCGAGTACTCCTCGATGGGATTCGCGGCCTTCTATATGAGCGAATATCTCCACATGATCGTCGCCTCTTCGCTGCTTACAGTGCTCTTCTTCGGAGGATGGCATTTGCCATGGGTCGACGTTCCATTTCACGGCTGGGCAGGAGCAATCGCGTCGATGGCGGTCTTCGCCTTCAAAGTAGCCTTCTTTATGTGGTTCTTCGTCTGGATTCGCTGGACCCTCCCCCGTTTCAGGTATGACCAATTGATGTCCCTCGGCTGGAAGGTGATGGTTCCCCTGGCCACACTCAACTTTCTCTGGGTCGCTGTCGGCCTCGCCGTCGGCTTCTTCTAG